Proteins co-encoded in one Cynocephalus volans isolate mCynVol1 chromosome 11, mCynVol1.pri, whole genome shotgun sequence genomic window:
- the PTPN23 gene encoding tyrosine-protein phosphatase non-receptor type 23 isoform X5, with product MEAVPRMPMIWLDLKEAGDFNFQPAVKKFVLKNYGENPEAYNEELKKLELLRQNAVRVPRDFEGCSVLRKYLGQLHYLQSRVPMGSGQEAAIPVTWTEIFSGKSVAHEDIKYEQACILYNLGALHSMLGAMDKRVSEEGMKVSCTHFQCAAGAFAYLREHFPHAYSVDMSRQILTLNVNLMLGQAQECLLEKSMLDNRKSFLVARISAQVVDYYKEACRALENPDTASLLGRIQKDWKKLVQMKIYYFAAVAHLHMGKQAEEQQKFGERVAYFQSALDKLNEAIKLAKGQPDTVQDALHFAMDVIGGKYNSAKKDNDFIYHEAVPALDTLQPVKGAPLVKPLPVNPTDPAVTGPDIFAKLVPMAAHEASSLYSEEKAKLLREMMAKIEDKNEVLDQFMDSMQLDPETVDNLDVYSHIPPQLMEKCAALSVRPDTVRNLVQSMQVLSGVFTDVEASLKDIRDLLEEDELLDQKFQEAVGQAGAIPAVSKAELAEVRREWAKYMEVHEKASFTNSELHRAMNLHVGNLRLLSGPLDQVRAALPTPALTPEDRAVLENLKRILAKVQEMRDQRVSLEQQLRELIQKDDITASLVTTDHSEMKKLFEEQLKKYDQLRVYLEQNLAAQDNVLRALTEANVQYAAVRRVLSELDQKWNSTLQTLVASYEAYEDLMKKSQEGKDFYADLESKVATLLERAQSTCQAREAARQQLLDRELKKKPPPRPTAPKPLLPRREDGEAVEMGDPPEELRSLPPDVAAGPRPPDSFLGSGAPLHFPPGPFTSSTDPTPHYLSGPLPPGTYSSSPQLMQPRASGPPAMPMAPRPALYPAPAYTPGVGLVPQSSPQHGVVSSPYVGVGPPPVVAGLPSAPPPQFSGPELAMAVRPATTTVDSIQAPISSHAAPRPNPSPVPPQPCFPVLPPQPLPTPYTYPVGAKQTLSAPPAQHHFSPGITDFPAPRIGPQPHPSQAAFGPQPPQQPLPLQHPHLFPPQATGLLSPQPPYPFAPQPGVLAQPLPALHTQLYTGPSQDPLPPNSGALPFPSPGPPQPPHPTLAYGPAPSPRPLGPQAAPLSIRGPPPAGQPTPSPHLVPSPAPSPGPGPVPSRPPAAEQPPCQRRGTAAADLLSSSPESQHGGTQPPGGGQPLLQPTKVDAAEGRRPQALRLIERDPYEHPKRLQQLQQELEAFRGQLGDAGALDTVWRELQDAQEHDARGRSIAIARCYSLKNRHQDVMPYDSNRVVLRSGKDDYINASCVEGLSPYCPPLVATQAPLPGTAADFWLMVHEQKVSVIVMLVSEAEMEKQKVARYFPTERGQHMVHGALSLALSSVRTTETHVERVLSLQFRDQSLKRSLVHLHFPTWPELGLPDSPSNLLRFIQEVHTHYLHQRPLHTPIVVHCSSGVGRTGAFALLYAAVQEVEAGNGIPELPQLVRRMRQQRKHMLQEKVLPRGGGETCGAGPAAPWCAPSMQTLGQHKR from the exons AATGCCGTCCGTGTCCCCCGGGACTTTGAGGGCTGCAGTGTCCTCCGCAAGTACCTTGGCCAGCTCCACTACCTGCAGAGTCGAGTCCCCATGGGCTCAGGCCAGGAGGCTGCCATCCCTGTTACCTG GACCGAGATCTTCTCAGGCAAGTCTGTGGCCCATGAGGACATCAAGTATGAGCAGGCCTGTATTCTCTACAACCTTG GGGCGCTGCACTCCATGCTTGGGGCCATGGACAAGCGGGTATCTGAGGAG GGCATGAAGGTCTCCTGTACCCACTTCCAGTGCGCAGCAGGCGCCTTTGCCTACCTACGTGAGCACTTTCCTCACGCCTACAGTGTTGACATGAGCCGCCAGATCCTTACTCTCAATGTCAACCTCATGCTG GGCCAGGCTCAGGAATGCCTCCTGGAGAAGTCGATGCTGGACAACAGGAAGAGCTTTCTGGTGGCCCGCATCAGTGCACAG GTGGTGGATTACTACAAGGAGGCATGCCGGGCCCTGGAGAACCCCGACACTGCCTCACTGCTGGGCCGGATCCAGAAGGACTGGAAGAAGCTCGTACAGATGAAGATCTACTACTTTGCAGCTGTGGCTCAT ctccaCATGGGGAAGCAGGCCGAGGAGCAACAGAAGTTCGGGGAGCGG GTTGCATACTTCCAGAGCGCCCTGGACAAGCTCAATGAAGCCATCAAGTTGGCCAAG GGCCAGCCTGACACTGTGCAAGATGCACTTCACTTCGCCATGGATGTCATTGGGGGAAA GTACAATTCTGCCAAGAAGGACAATGACTTCATTTACCATGAGGCTGTCCCAGCATTGGATACTCTTCAGCCTGTAAAAG GAGCCCCCTTGGTGAAGCCTTTGCCAGTGAACCCCACAGACCCAGCTGTTACAGGCCCTGACATCTTCGCCAAGTTGGTACCCATGGCTGCCCACGAGGCCTCATCGCTGTACAG TGAGGAAAAGGCCAAGCTGCTTCGGGAGATGATGGCCAAGATTGAGGACAAGAATGAGGTCCTGGA CCAGTTCATGGATTCAATGCAGCTGGATCCCGAGACAGTGGACAACCTTGACGTATACAGCCACATCCCGCCCCAGCTCATGGAGAAGTGTGCAGCTCTCAGCGTCCGGCCCGACACTGTCAGGAACCTTGTCCAGTCTATGCAAG TGCTGTCGGGCGTGTTCACGGATGTGGAGGCCTCCCTGAAGGACATCAGGGACCTGCTGGAGGAGGATGAACTGCTAGACCAGAAGTTCCAGGAGGCAGTGGGTCAGGCTGGGGCCATCCCGGCTGTTTCCAAGGCTGAGCTGGCAGAGGTGAGGCGAGAATGGGCCAAGTATATGGAAGTCCATGAGAAGGCCTCCTTTACCAACAGCGAGCTGCACCGTGCCATGAATTTGCATGTTGGCAACCTGCGCCTGCTTAGTGGGCCGCTGGACCAGGTCCGGGCTGCCCTGCCCACGCCAGCCCTCACCCCAG AGGACAGGGCTGTGCTAGAGAACCTGAAGCGCATCCTGGCCAAGGTGCAGGAGATGCGGGACCAGCGTGTGTCCCTAGAGCAGCAGCTGAGGGAGCTTATTCAGAAGGATGACATCACTGCCTCGCTGGTTACCACAGACCATTCAGAGATGAAG AAGCTGTTCGAGGAGCAGCTGAAGAAGTATGACCAGCTGAGGGTGTACCTGGAGCAGAACCTGGCTGCCCAGGACAACGTCCTCCGTGCGTTGACAGAAGCTAATGTGCAGTATGCGGCCGTGCGGCGGGTGCTCAGCGAACTGGACCAAAA GTGGAACTCCACGCTGCAGACCCTAGTGGCTTCATATGAAGCCTATGAGGACCTGATGAAGAAGTCTCAGGAGGGCAAGGACTTCTACGCAGACCTAGAGAGCAAGGTGGCCACTCTGCTGGAACGGGCGCAGTCTACCTGCCAGGCCCGCGAGGCTGCCCGCCAGCAGCTTCTGGACAG GGAGCTGAAGAAGAAGCCACCGCCACGGCCCACAGCTCCAAAGCCACTGCTGCCTCGCAGGGAGGACGGGGAGGCAGTGGAGATGGGAGACCCACCCGAGGAGCTGCGCAGCCTGCCCCCTGATGTGGCAGCTGGCCCACGGCCGCCTGATAGCTTCCTAGGGAGTGGTGCCCCACTCCACTTTCCTCCTGGTCCCTTCACCAGCTCCACAGACCCAACACCCCACTATCTCTCAGGCCCTTTACCCCCTGGAACCTACTCTAGCTCCCCCCAGTTGATGCAGCCTAGGGCCTCAGGGCCCCCTGCAATGCCCATGGCACCTAGGCCTGCCCTCTACCCAGCTCCTGCCTACACGCCCGGGGTGGGCCTTGTGCCCCAATCCTCCCCTCAGCATGGTGTAGTGAGCAGTCCCTATGTAGGGGTAGGGCCACCCCCAGTAGTTGCAGGTCTGCCCTCAGCACCCCCTCCCCAATTCTCAGGCCCTGAGCTGGCCATGGCTGTCCggccagccaccaccacagtAGATAGCATCCAGGCCCCCATCTCCAGCCACGCAGCACCCCGGCCAAACCCCAGTCCTgttcctccccagccctgcttcccagtgctcccaccacagccactgcccacACCCTACACCTACCCTGTAGGAGCCAAGCAAACTCTCTCAgctcccccagcccagcaccacTTTTCTCCTGGGATCACAGATTTTCCAGCCCCGAGGATTGGGCCCCAGCCTCATCCTTCACAAGCAGCATTTGGACCTCAGCCCCCGCAGCAGCCCCTTCCACTCCAGCATCCACACCTCTTCCCACCCCAGGCCACAGGACTTTTATCCCCACAGCCCCCCTATCCCTTTGCCCCCCAGCCTGGTGTCCTGGCGCAGCCACTACCAGCCCTGCACACCCAGCTTTACACAGGTCCATCACAAGACCCTCTGCCCCCCAACTCAGGGGCTCTGCCTTTCCCTAGCCCTGGGCCCCCTCAACCTCCACATCCCACCCTGGCATATGGTCCTGCCCCATCTCCCAggcccctgggcccccaggcagcCCCTCTCTCCATTCGAGGCCCCCCGCCTGCTGGCCAGCCCACCCCTAGTCCCCACCTGGTGCCTTCACCTGCCCCATCACCAGGGCCTGGCCCAGTACCCTCTCGGCCCCCAGCAGCAGAGCAGCCCCCGTGCCAGCGCCGAGGCACTGCGGCTGCAGACCTGCTCTCCTCTAGCCCTGAAAGCCAGCATGGTGGCACTCAGCCTCCTGGGGGTGGGCAGCCCTTGCTGCAGCCTACCAAGGTTGATGCAGCTGAGGGCCGTCGGCCCCAGGCCCTGCGGCTGATTGAGCGGGACCCCTATGAGCATCCTAAGAGGCTGCAGCAGTTGCAGCAGGAGCTGGAGGCTTTTCGAGGCCAGCTGGGGGATGCAGGGGCTCTGGATACTGTCTGGAGGGAGCTGCAAGATGCGCAGGAACATGATGCCCGAGGCCGTTCCATTGCCATTGCCCGTTGCTACTCGTTGAAGAACCGCCATCAGGATGTCATGCCCTATGACAGTAACCGTGTGGTGCTCCGCTCAGGCAAGGATGACTACATCAATGCCAGTTGTGTGGAGGGGCTCTCGCCATACTGCCCACCCTTAGTGGCCACTCAGGCCCCACTGCCTGGCACAGCTGCTGACTTCTGGCTCATGGTGCATGAGCAAAAGGTGTCGGTCATTGTCATGCTGGTGTCTGAGGCTGAGATGGAGAAG CAAAAGGTGGCACGCTACTTCCCCACTGAGAGGGGCCAGCACATGGTGCATGGTGCCCTGAGCCTGGCCCTGAGCAGCGTCCGCACCACTGAAACCCACGTAGAGCGAGTACTGAGCCTGCAGTTCCGAGACCAGAGCCTCAAGCGCTCTCTTGTGCACCTCCACTTCCCCACTTGGCCTGAGTT aGGCCTGCCTGACAGCCCCAGCAACCTACTGCGCTTCATCCAGGAGGTGCACACACATTACCTGCACCAGCGACCCCTGCACACGCCCATTGTCGTGCACTGCAG ctccgGTGTGGGCCGCACTGGAGCCTTTGCGCTGCTCTACGCAGCCGTGCAGGAGGTGGAGGCTGGGAATGGGATCCCTGAGCTGCCTCAGCTGGTGAGGCGCATGCGGCAGCAGAGGAAACACATGCTGCAGGAGAAG GTTCTGCCACGAGGCGGTGGTGAGACATGTGGAGCAGGTCCTGCAGCGCCATGGTGTGCTCCCTCCATGCAGACCCTTGGCCAGCACAAGCGTTAG